Part of the Bacillus cereus group sp. RP43 genome is shown below.
TATTGTAGCCTTGGTAGTAAAGTGCTTTCGTTTCACCAGCAGTTTGATACCATAAATCAGCCATCAATTGCTGGTCTGTTAATTTTACTTTCTCTTCTTTTGCCACTGTTTTCTCAGCTGTTCCTGAACATGCTACAAGCGATGTGGAAAGAACGGCTACAGATAATAAAGTGGTAATACCCCTCTTCATCTTCATATGTATCCTCCTTGATGTTAGAAAATCATTTTATATTATATATTAAAATATAATATTTTTCGCATTTTTTTTTATGAACATTTGCATATTGTCTTTTGTATATATAGTAGTTTGTCCTATAGTAGATAAGATGAATAAAAAAGATGTGATAAACAGTAAGTGGTTGAAGAAAAGGAATGTATGTAAGAAGATGGAATAAGGTTACTATATGCTGTTTTAAACAATCATATTATGAAACTGAGAATGCTATTGAAGGGGAGGATATATACATTGAGTTTACAAATTCAAAACTTAACAAAAATATTCGGAGAATCTAAAGCAGTTAATGGTTTGCAAATCTCGTTACCGAAAGGTGAAGTGTTAGGGTTACTTGGCCGAAATGGTGCAGGGAAAACAACGACAATTAAAATGTTACTAGGTTTATTAACGCCAAATGAAGGTTCTATTACGTGGGATGGAAAATCATTTGGTGATAGCGGGGTAACAATTGGATATTTACCAGAAGAAAGAGGACTATATACAAAAAGTAGAGTAATAGATCAGTTGCGATATTTTGGTAGATTAGAAGGAATGACGAAAAAAGAAGTGGATCTTGCAATTGATCATTGGTTAGAGCGCTTAGCAATTCCAGAATATAAATTTAAAACAGCTGGAGAACTTTCAAAAGGGAATCAGCAAAAAATTCAATTGATAGCTGCTCTTCTTCACAATCCAGAACTCCTTATTTTGGATGAACCATTTAGCGGACTTGATCCAGTTAATGCTGGAATGCTAGCTAGTATTATTGGAGAACAAGTACAGGGCGGAAAGACAATTATTTTATCAAGTCACCGTATGGAGCAAGTAGAGGCTTTTTGCCAACATGTATGTATTTTGAAAAAAGGTGAAGCAGTTGTAGAAGGACAGTTAAGTGATATTAAGAAGGAATACGGTTTTCGTAATTTAACGATTGAAGATATAGCAGAGAATGAAAAGGGATTAGAAGCTATACATGTTCCGTATGAAAAACAACAAGGCCTTCTTTATGTAAAAGTACAAGACGATGCAGAAGCTCTAAAGATTTTGCGACAATTGCAAGAACAAGGTGTTAGCTTACGACAATTTAAAATGCTAGAGCCAACGTTGAACGAAATCTTTGTAGAGAGGGCGAAATAAAGATGCGTAAATTTTCTCATGTATTTTCATTTTATTTTAGGGAAGCGTTTTTATCTAAAAAATCATTAATTACGAGTGCGATTTTATTTTTGGTTGTGTTTGGGATTTTTGCATTTAATCATTTTACTTCAGGCGATGATAAAAATAAGGATAAAGATAAAATTGCAGTTGTAGTAGAGAGTTCCACATACAAAGTACAAAAAGAAGAGCTAAATAAGTTATTGCCATCAGCAAAAATAACGGTCGGTTCAAAGGATGATTTTGATAAACTGCATAAACAAGTAGAAGAAGGCGATTTAGATGGTCTATTCCATGTGACGGAAAAGAATGGGGCTCCAGCAGTTACATATATGTATAATGGATTTCCAAGCCAAGCAACTTCTGCGATTATGGCAGGCTATTTAAAACAACAATATACAATGGTGACGATTGCAAAAAATAATGTTTCACCAGAAATTGCACAGCAACTACAAACAGAAATTCAAGTGAAGCAAGAAGCGATAAAAGACCGTACTTCTTCTTTCGGTATTGCATATTTCTTTACATTCGCTTTGTATATGTTTATTGTAGCTTTCGGAAATACAATTGCAATGAATATTGCATCTGAAAAGGCGTCACGTGTAATGGAAGTAATGCTTCCGAAAGTAAAGCCTCTTACGATGATGTATGCGAAAATTTTGGCGGTTGTTTCAACGGCGTTATTACAACTTGTAATATTGGCGTGTGGTTATCTTATTCCTTATTTGTTAGGTTGGGTCGATTTAGAAAGTGCATCATTATTTGGTGTTCCAATTGACTTTACAAAATTAGATGCAAAGGTTATAAGTATGTTTCTTGTTTATTTCATTACGGGGTATTTACTTTATGCGATGATGTATGCTGCGGCTGGAGCTGTTGTTTCTAAGACAGAGGATTTGCAAGCTGTATCTTTCCCGGTAATGATTTTGATCATGGCTGCATTCTTCATTAGTATTAAATCATTAAGTGATCCGAATAGTACTATTGTTGTTGTAAGTTCGTATGTTCCGTTTTTCACACCAATGGTTACCTTCTCGCGGATTGTAGCTGGTGAAGCAGGTATGTTAGAGATTATGATAACATTAGTAGTTTTATTGGCGACGATTGGTATATTAAATGCTATTACAAGCCGCATCTACGTAAACGGTGTAATGAATTACTCCGACAAAGTGAAGTTTAAAGATTTAGCGAAATTTATAAAGCGTCAATAATGGTAGAAAAGCATGATTTTCTAATGGAATCATGCTTTTTCTTTATGTATAAATTAAAAATAGTATATAATAATAAGAGTCGTCTTTTAATAGAATGAATAAAAAGGAGGGTGTGCAGATGGGAATTAGTAGTCGTTTTACAGTAGGTGTTCATATGTTAACGTTACTTGCAATAGATCGAAACTCTCGCTGTACCTCTGAATGGATTGCTGGTAGTGTGAATACAAATCCAGTTGTGATTCGTCGCATTACAGGAATGTTGAAGAGAGCAGGACTTGTTGATGTACAAGCTGGTAAAGGTGGTACGACACTTGCTCGTGATTTAGAAGAAATTACATTACTTGATGTATATAAAGCAGTGGAAGTTGTAGAAGAAGGACATCTATTTTCTTTCCATGAAAATCCCAACATTGAATGTCCAGTAGGAGCTAATATTCAATCAGTATTAGAGATTGTTTTAATACAATCGCAAGAAGCGATGGAAAACGTACTTGCAAATGTAACGGTAGAGCAGTTAGTTACAAATTTAAAGTCTAAAATTAAAGAATAAAAAAGCGAGCTTCCTCATAATGAGGGCTCGCCTTTTTTTATTCAGAAATATTGAAAATTCTATTTTTCAGTATTTAAAATGAATTTACCTACAATAGCTGCTACGATACCACCAAGAATTGGTGCAACGATGAATACCCATAATTGAGAAAGAGCTTCTCCGCCAGCAAATAAAGCTGGTGCGATACTACGAGCAGGGTTAACAGATGTTCCAGTTAACGGAATACCTAATAAGTGAACTAACACTAATGTGAAACCAATTACTAATCCAGCTAAAGAAGAACTTCCTTTTTTACCTGTTACAGCAACGATAACTAAAACAAATACGAAAGTTAAAATAAATTCAACTAAAAATGCTCCAGATAAACCAAGAGTTCCAAAACCATTTTGTCCTAAATTATCTAAAGGTGTTTTAGCAGAGCGTAAAATTGTTACTAACGTTGCAGTTCCTAATAAACCACCTAAAATTTGAGCTAATACATAATAACAAAGTTCCATAGCGTTCATTCTTTTGTTGATGAACATAGCTACTGATACCGCTGGGTTAATATGACATCCAGAAATTGTTCCAATGCTATATGCCATAGCCACGATAGATAATCCGAAAGCCATTGCGATACCTAAAGTTCCGATTCCTTCAATTCCGCCGCCAATGACAGCTACTCCAGTTCCGAATAATACAAGTACAAATGTACCAATAAATTCAGCGATTGCTTTTTTTAACATAATTTACCTCCTATTAATGCACATGAAACGTATTATAACATAGGTTTTAGTATAAATAGCTAATGAAATACTATTCTGATAAGGCGAAATAGGGGGACAATAAAAATAGATATGGTTCTATGAAGAAGAACCATATCTATTTTTATGCTGATTTTTTTGTTTAATGACTGGAACAGAACGGTTTAAAACACTATTTACGACCATTCCTAGCATGATAATCATCATCCCAATCAGTGACAGACCACTAGGGAATGAGCCATTTAAGAAGATAATTTCACCAAGCACGGTAAAGACCATCGTTCCAGCTTGTGTTGCTTCAACAGCTCCAAGTAAAGCAAGATTGTCTTTTGCTAAGTCAGTAGCGAAGAAGAATGTCATCGTCGCAATGACTCCGGAACATAATGCTAATAAAAATCCTTGCAACATTTGACTTGATGATGGAATACCAGTAGTGGAAAATCCGTATATACCAAGTAGAATTGTGATAGGGAGACTTCCAATTGCCATTCCTAATACACGTTGGAATGTATCGAGACGTCCACCAACAAGTTCCATCATTTTTCGGTTACCGAACGGATATAAGAAAGCCGCTAATACGACAGGTAAAAATCCCGAGATGAACTGAGTCATTGTAATATGACCTGCTGCAGTCGCTTGCATACAAATTACACCAAGTAAAATAAATAATGCTACATATAAACTGCGAAGTGGAATTTTTCCACGTACAAGTTTTGTACCTGATTTCGTTTCTATTTTAACGAAAAATAATGGTGATAGTAGTAAACCTGCTAATATCGTAACTTGCCAAGTTCCAGCAACGAGCCAAGCTGGAGAAAAGACAGCTGCAAAACTTAATAAAGAATAGAAACCAATACCTGCAACGGAACCCCATCCGATCCATGCTAATGGATGTTTCTTTAACTCTTCCCATAAAGCTCCTAAGTTTTTGCGAAATAAAACGATAAGGAATAAAATAGGGAGAGCAAATAAAAAACGGAAGGAAGCTGTCCAAGCCCAGCTTGTTCCAGATACGTTCATTGCTCTGTTAATAATAAAGGTTGCAGAAAAAAAGGCCGATGATAAAAGACCTAGTAATATTGCGCGCATGAAGTATGGCACTCCTTTCGGAATTGAGTATTTATGTATAGTATAATATACTTAAAGTGAATAAAAGTAAACTATTTTATATTTTAAGGTGGTTTTTATATATGAAAGAAAATGAAGATATGCAAACGAAAGAAGTAATTCAGCAAGTAGGTCAGTTATTAAGACAAATTCGAAATGAACAAAAATTAAGTTTAGAAGATTTAGCCCAAAAGACAGGTGTTAGTAAATTAACGTTAGGAAAAATTGAAAGAGGTGAAACGAATCCAACATTAGCTGTCATCTGGAAAATTACGAAAGGGTTATCGATTCCTTTATCGAGATTAATGGTTGTTGGAGAACCTGTAGCTGTTGCGCGCTGCGGAGAAGGATTTGCAGTAGATGTAGGACAAGCATGGTATTTAGAAACGATGTTCCGTTACACGAAAGAAACAGGGATGGAAATGCACCGAGCTTGTTTAAGAGCGAATAGTATATATGAACCTGAAGCTCATCATGAAGGAGCAATTGAGCTTGTAACAGTAATGAAAGGGAAAGTATTTATTCAAGTGGAGAATGATGTATACGAATTAAATGAGTTTGACTCCATTCAATTTGAAGCGAATAAGAAACATAGTTATAAAAATGAAGAAGATGAAGTGGCGGTATTACATTTAACGATGAAATATTCTTCATGAAAAAATCACCTATAGAAAAGAATTCTATAGGTGATTTTTTATATGCTCTTCTTAAGTATATGGAATGATACCAGTTAGTACGCGCGTGGCATAAATAATAAACAAATAAAATAAACTAAAAATCCTGTTCCGAAACATAAAACTGCAATAACCCAAAGGATACGAATGAGAGTAGAGCTAATATCAAAATATTCTCCTAAACCACCACATATACCAAATAGCATTTTATCAGTTTCGGATTTATATAACCTCTTCGACATATTATGATCCTCCCTTTTTTATATCACCGCTGTTATGTATGAGTGATACAGTATTCTTTTATTCTATATGGAAATTTATGAGAAGACTATTAGGTTATATTACATTTTTTTGTGAAAGGGCAATATAGCGTATTAATTGTCTTAATTTTCAGTTGATATTAAAATGAGGGTGTGACGTATTTTCTAATATAAGGTGGGGAAATGATAATGACATTGTATTGGTTGACTAATGTAAAGCTTGAAACAGGTTATACATATGAAGAAGCGAAAATTTTACAAACGGAAACGGAGATATGCAGTCTTCTTATTGAAGATGGGCGAATTAAAAGAATTATATCGGGAATCATTCACGAGGAAGGGACATTAACTTTTGATGCTAATCGTTTATTAGTTTTACCAGCTTTTGAAGAGATGCATATTCATATTGATAAAACATATTATAGTGGACCTTGGAAAGCTTGTATGCCAGCAGAAAATATTTTTACACGTTTTAATGAAGAGAAAACGATTTTACCAAAGCAATTAGCAACTGCTCAAGACAGAGCGGAAAATATGCTAGAGTTATTGCTTCGAAATGGCGCAACAAATATTAGAACGCATTGTAATGTGGATCCGGTTATTGGACTTGGTAATTTAGAGGCAACGTTAGCTGCATTAGAAACATATAAAAATCGGATGTCTGGTAGAATCGTTGCTTTTCCGCAACATGGATTATTACGCAGTAATTCTGTACAACTTGTGAAAGATGCGATGCGTATGGGTGCGAATCTAGTCGGTGGAGTGGATCCAGCTACAGTGGATAATGATATCGAAAAATCATTACATACGATTATGGACATTGCGGTAGAGTTTAATGCGGATGTTGATATTCATCTGCACGATGCGAATAATCTTGGAACGTTTACAATGAAGAGATTGGCAAGCTTAACGGAAGAAGCAGGATGGCAAGGTCGTGTAACAATTAGTCATGCGCTTGGACTTGGAGGTGTTACTGATAAAGAGGCTGAAGAAGTTGCAGAAAGATTAGCAGCCTTGAAGATTGATATCACTTCAACCGTTCCAATAGGCAA
Proteins encoded:
- a CDS encoding Rrf2 family transcriptional regulator → MGISSRFTVGVHMLTLLAIDRNSRCTSEWIAGSVNTNPVVIRRITGMLKRAGLVDVQAGKGGTTLARDLEEITLLDVYKAVEVVEEGHLFSFHENPNIECPVGANIQSVLEIVLIQSQEAMENVLANVTVEQLVTNLKSKIKE
- a CDS encoding amidohydrolase, with the protein product MTLYWLTNVKLETGYTYEEAKILQTETEICSLLIEDGRIKRIISGIIHEEGTLTFDANRLLVLPAFEEMHIHIDKTYYSGPWKACMPAENIFTRFNEEKTILPKQLATAQDRAENMLELLLRNGATNIRTHCNVDPVIGLGNLEATLAALETYKNRMSGRIVAFPQHGLLRSNSVQLVKDAMRMGANLVGGVDPATVDNDIEKSLHTIMDIAVEFNADVDIHLHDANNLGTFTMKRLASLTEEAGWQGRVTISHALGLGGVTDKEAEEVAERLAALKIDITSTVPIGKQVIPIPLLDKKGVKVSLGNDSITDHWSPFGTGDMLQKANRLAERFGWGDERSLGKALRFITGGKETLNDEGKRVWPNVGDEASFVLTNATCAAEAVARQTEKRVVVYKGNIVIGDLDQVKSNNLV
- a CDS encoding helix-turn-helix domain-containing protein, coding for MKENEDMQTKEVIQQVGQLLRQIRNEQKLSLEDLAQKTGVSKLTLGKIERGETNPTLAVIWKITKGLSIPLSRLMVVGEPVAVARCGEGFAVDVGQAWYLETMFRYTKETGMEMHRACLRANSIYEPEAHHEGAIELVTVMKGKVFIQVENDVYELNEFDSIQFEANKKHSYKNEEDEVAVLHLTMKYSS
- a CDS encoding ABC transporter permease → MRKFSHVFSFYFREAFLSKKSLITSAILFLVVFGIFAFNHFTSGDDKNKDKDKIAVVVESSTYKVQKEELNKLLPSAKITVGSKDDFDKLHKQVEEGDLDGLFHVTEKNGAPAVTYMYNGFPSQATSAIMAGYLKQQYTMVTIAKNNVSPEIAQQLQTEIQVKQEAIKDRTSSFGIAYFFTFALYMFIVAFGNTIAMNIASEKASRVMEVMLPKVKPLTMMYAKILAVVSTALLQLVILACGYLIPYLLGWVDLESASLFGVPIDFTKLDAKVISMFLVYFITGYLLYAMMYAAAGAVVSKTEDLQAVSFPVMILIMAAFFISIKSLSDPNSTIVVVSSYVPFFTPMVTFSRIVAGEAGMLEIMITLVVLLATIGILNAITSRIYVNGVMNYSDKVKFKDLAKFIKRQ
- a CDS encoding multidrug resistance efflux transporter family protein, giving the protein MRAILLGLLSSAFFSATFIINRAMNVSGTSWAWTASFRFLFALPILFLIVLFRKNLGALWEELKKHPLAWIGWGSVAGIGFYSLLSFAAVFSPAWLVAGTWQVTILAGLLLSPLFFVKIETKSGTKLVRGKIPLRSLYVALFILLGVICMQATAAGHITMTQFISGFLPVVLAAFLYPFGNRKMMELVGGRLDTFQRVLGMAIGSLPITILLGIYGFSTTGIPSSSQMLQGFLLALCSGVIATMTFFFATDLAKDNLALLGAVEATQAGTMVFTVLGEIIFLNGSFPSGLSLIGMMIIMLGMVVNSVLNRSVPVIKQKNQHKNRYGSSS
- a CDS encoding PspC domain-containing protein, yielding MSKRLYKSETDKMLFGICGGLGEYFDISSTLIRILWVIAVLCFGTGFLVYFICLLFMPRAY
- a CDS encoding aquaporin, which translates into the protein MLKKAIAEFIGTFVLVLFGTGVAVIGGGIEGIGTLGIAMAFGLSIVAMAYSIGTISGCHINPAVSVAMFINKRMNAMELCYYVLAQILGGLLGTATLVTILRSAKTPLDNLGQNGFGTLGLSGAFLVEFILTFVFVLVIVAVTGKKGSSSLAGLVIGFTLVLVHLLGIPLTGTSVNPARSIAPALFAGGEALSQLWVFIVAPILGGIVAAIVGKFILNTEK
- a CDS encoding ATP-binding cassette domain-containing protein: MSLQIQNLTKIFGESKAVNGLQISLPKGEVLGLLGRNGAGKTTTIKMLLGLLTPNEGSITWDGKSFGDSGVTIGYLPEERGLYTKSRVIDQLRYFGRLEGMTKKEVDLAIDHWLERLAIPEYKFKTAGELSKGNQQKIQLIAALLHNPELLILDEPFSGLDPVNAGMLASIIGEQVQGGKTIILSSHRMEQVEAFCQHVCILKKGEAVVEGQLSDIKKEYGFRNLTIEDIAENEKGLEAIHVPYEKQQGLLYVKVQDDAEALKILRQLQEQGVSLRQFKMLEPTLNEIFVERAK